The following proteins come from a genomic window of Corynebacterium hansenii:
- a CDS encoding metallopeptidase family protein: MIDVSEERFDELVDEAIDLIPDEFLDMMENVVILVAPRNPDTPDLLGLYEGVPLTERTADHWGPPDCIHIYREALCDYCASEEVLVEQIRVTVLHEVGHFFGMDEDDLDRLGYA; this comes from the coding sequence ATGATCGACGTTTCGGAGGAGCGCTTCGACGAGCTCGTCGACGAGGCCATCGACCTGATCCCCGACGAATTCCTGGACATGATGGAAAACGTGGTGATCCTCGTCGCCCCGCGGAACCCCGATACCCCCGACTTGCTGGGGCTTTACGAGGGCGTTCCCCTGACCGAGCGGACCGCCGACCATTGGGGGCCGCCGGATTGCATCCACATCTACCGTGAGGCGCTGTGCGATTACTGCGCGTCGGAGGAGGTGCTGGTGGAGCAGATCCGGGTGACGGTCCTCCACGAGGTGGGGCACTTTTTCGGCATGGACGAGGACGACTTGGATCGGCTCGGCTACGCCTAG
- a CDS encoding CPBP family intramembrane glutamic endopeptidase, protein MTASSPSNVRPPAPGPRRIKAEILVVLAVTFGTSALNAIVRLIGALAEGSLRDQPVSLNDALADDPWLNGALQLIRIAGLLAWGALAWYLLRADGIRGMPGRMRAGDWAWGAGLAALIGVPGLGLYVIGLVAGLGRPVDPAAMGVTALTVAPLLGWAAANAVAEELVVVGWLVTRLRQLWGGAALDDAHLTRRTVAAIIAASSLLRGAYHLYQGVGAGFGNIAMGVIFAAWYLRTGRVWPLVIAHFLIDAVAFVGYPLAAPWLESLA, encoded by the coding sequence ATGACGGCGTCGTCGCCAAGCAACGTCCGGCCCCCGGCCCCCGGCCCGCGGCGCATCAAGGCGGAAATCCTGGTGGTGCTGGCGGTGACGTTCGGCACGTCGGCGCTCAATGCGATCGTGCGGCTCATCGGCGCGCTGGCCGAGGGCTCGCTGCGCGACCAGCCGGTGTCCCTCAACGATGCACTGGCCGACGACCCGTGGCTCAACGGCGCCCTACAGCTGATCCGCATCGCCGGGCTGCTCGCGTGGGGTGCCCTCGCCTGGTACCTCCTGCGCGCCGACGGCATCCGCGGCATGCCCGGCCGCATGCGCGCGGGCGATTGGGCGTGGGGCGCGGGCCTGGCGGCGCTGATCGGCGTGCCCGGCCTCGGGTTATACGTCATCGGCCTCGTCGCGGGGCTCGGCCGGCCGGTGGATCCGGCGGCGATGGGCGTCACGGCCCTCACCGTCGCGCCTCTGCTCGGCTGGGCGGCGGCGAACGCGGTGGCCGAGGAGCTGGTCGTCGTCGGCTGGCTGGTCACGCGCCTGCGGCAGCTGTGGGGCGGGGCCGCGCTTGACGACGCCCACCTCACGCGGCGCACCGTCGCCGCCATCATCGCCGCATCGTCGCTGCTGCGCGGCGCCTATCACCTGTACCAGGGCGTGGGCGCGGGGTTCGGCAACATCGCGATGGGCGTCATCTTCGCCGCGTGGTACCTGCGCACCGGGCGGGTGTGGCCGCTGGTCATCGCGCATTTCCTCATCGACGCCGTCGCCTTCGTCGGCTACCCGTTGGCCGCGCCGTGGCTGGAGTCGCTGGCCTGA
- a CDS encoding septum formation family protein has protein sequence MAERRIKNGMRDGWGLRVAAAAMLVGAGLTAWWQGAPDITGPDVMKPTRQTKVKDVDAAAFTNAQVGDCLTWDIADDGSVSNFVVVGCDEQHRYEVADRVDLRNVDPSIGQFGDDSPEPDQDTLLQLRDSVCREPVQKYVNGKLDPKGRFVPSPILPPSKSWADGDRTMLCGLQPTAAGGAPAQVKGRVADLDQATLVEAGQCVALDESGGLQPIDCGEPHLLEAVGKVDLREKFPDRTPTPDEQNEHLSQACVAAAEEYLGGEENLYQSTLLPFWMSIAPESYDAGTHSVNCWLMKDNGFGGFSSLAGSAKGEFTINGEPKVDPPPRNPLREGGSPQPTAPGAGAPTGTVGGGGAAGGGAAGN, from the coding sequence ATGGCTGAGCGACGGATCAAAAACGGCATGCGCGACGGATGGGGCCTCCGGGTGGCCGCCGCCGCGATGCTCGTCGGCGCCGGACTGACCGCCTGGTGGCAGGGCGCCCCGGACATCACCGGCCCCGACGTGATGAAACCGACCCGGCAGACGAAGGTCAAGGACGTCGACGCCGCGGCGTTCACCAACGCCCAAGTCGGCGACTGCCTCACCTGGGACATCGCCGACGACGGATCCGTGAGCAACTTCGTCGTCGTCGGCTGCGACGAACAGCACCGCTACGAAGTCGCCGACCGCGTCGACCTGCGCAACGTCGACCCCTCCATCGGCCAATTCGGCGACGACTCCCCCGAACCCGACCAGGACACCCTGCTGCAGCTGCGCGACTCCGTGTGCCGCGAGCCCGTGCAGAAATACGTCAACGGCAAACTCGACCCCAAGGGCCGGTTCGTGCCGTCGCCGATCCTGCCGCCCAGCAAATCGTGGGCCGACGGCGACCGCACCATGCTCTGCGGCCTGCAGCCCACCGCCGCCGGCGGCGCTCCCGCCCAGGTCAAGGGCCGCGTCGCCGACCTGGACCAGGCCACCCTCGTGGAGGCCGGCCAATGCGTCGCGCTGGACGAATCCGGCGGCCTGCAGCCCATCGACTGCGGGGAGCCGCACCTGCTCGAGGCGGTCGGCAAGGTCGACCTGCGCGAGAAGTTCCCCGATCGCACGCCCACGCCCGATGAGCAGAACGAGCACCTCAGCCAGGCGTGCGTCGCCGCCGCCGAGGAATACCTGGGCGGCGAGGAAAACCTGTACCAGTCGACGCTGCTGCCGTTCTGGATGAGCATCGCACCCGAGTCCTACGACGCCGGCACCCATTCCGTGAACTGCTGGCTGATGAAGGACAACGGCTTCGGCGGCTTCTCGTCGCTGGCGGGGTCCGCGAAGGGCGAGTTCACCATCAACGGCGAGCCGAAGGTGGATCCGCCGCCGCGCAACCCGCTGCGGGAGGGCGGCTCGCCGCAGCCGACTGCCCCGGGTGCCGGCGCCCCGACGGGCACCGTGGGCGGCGGCGGTGCCGCGGGTGGCGGCGCGGCGGGCAACTGA
- the pheA gene encoding prephenate dehydratase, translating into MTTVTYLGPAGTFTEAALLTMARRGEIDPAGPDSVDSVPVDSPGAALAAVRRGEADFACVAIENSVDGPVTPTFDALTMGPELQIYRETEIGVEFSIFVRPGTDPAAVRTFTTHPVAYPQVKQWVDANLPDADFHSATSNAAAAHLVADGVHDACAAPARAGELLELEAIAEGVADVRGARTRFVLVGRPGVPTARTGVDRTSVSFTLRNEPGTLMRSMNEFAVRDINLTRIESRPTRESMGAYRFHIDVAGHIDDPTVASALAALHRRAADLRFLGSWPAAQGSANIDAGPPDVEDSLNWVAELKEGKRR; encoded by the coding sequence ATGACCACCGTGACCTATCTCGGCCCCGCCGGGACATTCACCGAGGCGGCCCTGCTGACGATGGCGCGCCGCGGCGAAATCGACCCCGCCGGACCCGATTCCGTCGACTCAGTGCCCGTCGACAGCCCCGGCGCGGCGCTGGCCGCCGTGCGCAGGGGAGAGGCCGACTTCGCGTGCGTGGCCATCGAAAACAGCGTCGACGGGCCGGTGACGCCCACGTTCGACGCCCTGACCATGGGGCCCGAACTGCAGATCTACCGCGAAACGGAGATCGGGGTGGAGTTCTCCATCTTCGTGCGGCCGGGGACGGACCCCGCGGCGGTGCGGACGTTCACCACCCACCCCGTCGCATACCCGCAGGTCAAGCAGTGGGTCGATGCGAACCTGCCCGACGCCGACTTCCACTCGGCGACGTCGAACGCAGCCGCGGCGCACCTGGTCGCCGACGGGGTCCACGACGCCTGCGCCGCACCCGCGCGCGCCGGGGAACTGCTCGAACTCGAGGCCATCGCCGAGGGCGTCGCCGACGTCCGCGGCGCCCGCACCCGATTCGTGCTGGTCGGACGGCCCGGCGTGCCCACCGCCCGCACCGGCGTCGACCGCACCAGCGTGTCGTTCACCCTGCGCAACGAGCCCGGCACGCTGATGCGCTCCATGAACGAATTCGCCGTCCGCGACATCAACCTCACCCGCATCGAATCGAGGCCGACGCGCGAGTCGATGGGCGCGTACCGTTTCCACATCGACGTCGCCGGCCACATCGACGACCCCACCGTCGCGTCGGCTCTGGCGGCGCTGCACCGGCGGGCCGCCGACCTGCGGTTCCTCGGGTCGTGGCCCGCGGCGCAGGGATCGGCGAACATCGACGCCGGGCCGCCCGACGTCGAGGACTCGCTGAATTGGGTGGCCGAACTGAAGGAAGGGAAGCGACGATGA
- a CDS encoding amidase family protein codes for MTRDPDFSGAGGIVAAVESGEASAAEIAAAAVRALDGRPEETGVATLTPELASATAEAVDRAVRRTRAGGPLAEGRAPGPFLLDDAHAHPVTAQPASARPAAAHVFSRSLTGLPVAVKDLYTIDGVTCTFGSSRLSRTADHTSDPVARLLARGATIPATTATSEMGATAYTEPTDLPAPDNPLLPGRTPGGSSGGSAVAVASGAVAAALGSDGGGSIRVPAAACGLVGLKPAHDIRGGRLATPGFLTRSLDDARLLADLPPRDWVPHDRARPTQLFRTKPPHDRPLRIGVTVRPFHADVEVAAHWRDAALAAADRLSDAGHDVVEVLPPYPPEGPDIFHTFTEVMAYFASRLPDGDFSPMVRWVRERGAEVSDGAAAGHQRTRLELGDAIRARWDVDAVITPTLAFDPPPIGHFAAMAPQDNFLAQTEWTPWLSLWNLTGWAGLSLPFGGAGASVHVGAVRCGEATLLDIAADLVDPAADLHAAERRAGLLRNCDVPGGRR; via the coding sequence ATGACCCGCGATCCCGACTTTTCCGGCGCCGGCGGCATCGTCGCCGCCGTGGAGTCGGGTGAGGCGTCGGCCGCCGAGATCGCGGCGGCGGCGGTGCGGGCCCTCGACGGCCGGCCGGAGGAGACGGGAGTGGCCACGTTGACGCCGGAGCTCGCGTCGGCCACGGCGGAGGCGGTGGATCGCGCGGTGCGCCGCACGCGGGCCGGCGGTCCCCTTGCGGAGGGGCGCGCTCCCGGCCCCTTTTTGCTTGACGACGCCCACGCGCACCCCGTCACCGCACAACCCGCCTCAGCTCGGCCCGCCGCCGCCCACGTCTTCTCCCGCTCCTTGACCGGACTGCCGGTGGCGGTGAAGGACCTGTACACGATCGACGGCGTGACCTGCACGTTCGGTTCGTCGCGACTGTCCCGCACGGCCGATCACACGTCGGACCCGGTGGCGCGCCTGCTGGCCCGCGGGGCGACGATCCCGGCGACGACGGCGACCTCCGAGATGGGCGCGACGGCCTACACCGAGCCGACCGATCTGCCCGCGCCGGATAATCCGCTGCTGCCGGGGCGCACGCCGGGCGGGTCGTCGGGCGGGTCGGCGGTCGCGGTGGCGTCGGGGGCGGTGGCCGCGGCGCTGGGGTCCGATGGCGGCGGTTCCATCCGCGTGCCCGCCGCCGCGTGCGGGTTGGTCGGCCTGAAGCCGGCCCATGACATCCGGGGCGGCCGCTTGGCCACGCCGGGTTTTCTCACGCGTTCGCTCGACGACGCCCGCCTCCTCGCCGATTTGCCCCCGCGCGACTGGGTTCCGCACGACCGGGCCCGGCCCACCCAGCTTTTTCGCACCAAACCTCCGCACGACCGGCCCCTGCGCATCGGCGTGACGGTCCGCCCGTTCCACGCCGACGTCGAGGTCGCCGCCCATTGGCGCGATGCCGCCCTCGCCGCGGCGGATCGCCTGTCCGACGCCGGCCACGACGTCGTGGAGGTGCTGCCGCCGTACCCGCCGGAGGGGCCGGACATCTTCCACACGTTCACCGAGGTCATGGCCTACTTCGCCTCGCGACTGCCCGACGGCGACTTCTCTCCCATGGTCCGCTGGGTCCGCGAGCGCGGCGCGGAGGTCTCCGACGGCGCCGCCGCCGGGCACCAACGCACGCGACTGGAACTGGGCGACGCCATCCGCGCCCGCTGGGACGTCGACGCCGTGATCACCCCGACCCTGGCCTTCGACCCGCCGCCCATCGGGCATTTCGCGGCGATGGCGCCGCAGGACAATTTCCTCGCGCAGACGGAATGGACGCCGTGGCTGTCGCTGTGGAATCTCACGGGCTGGGCGGGCCTGTCGCTGCCGTTCGGCGGGGCGGGCGCATCGGTGCACGTGGGCGCGGTGCGATGCGGCGAAGCCACGCTGCTCGACATCGCCGCCGACCTGGTCGACCCCGCGGCCGATCTTCACGCCGCCGAGCGCCGCGCGGGACTCCTGCGCAACTGCGACGTCCCGGGCGGACGGCGATGA
- a CDS encoding histidine phosphatase family protein: MTKFDGNFAAGEDHSLEESVGQAHRGEDRLILIRHGQTHANIARILDTALPGAPLTDQGIIQARRLGRVLLPSWDRLHEVVTSHALRARQTGAGAVAGLHLLAGPGVRLRHEAGLHEVQAGDIEGRSDYEAHRRFMEIFHGWLHGDFAAKVPGGESADDVLARYLPVLRKLVGEDPAASGLAASGGAPGVSLGDGPASHSGAADHAAGAAGAGAVGDAASGAGSVGDAAAGAGRNIAVVSHGAAIRLIAQHLAGIDGKFIFENPLPNAARVELVRDVDAGDGDKAGSWKLARWGELSNEPEAR, encoded by the coding sequence ATGACCAAGTTCGACGGCAACTTCGCCGCCGGCGAGGACCACTCCCTGGAGGAGTCGGTCGGCCAGGCGCACCGCGGCGAGGATCGGTTGATTCTCATCCGCCACGGCCAGACCCACGCGAACATCGCGCGGATCCTGGACACCGCCCTGCCGGGGGCGCCGCTGACCGACCAGGGCATCATCCAGGCGCGGCGGCTCGGCCGGGTGCTGCTGCCGTCGTGGGACCGGCTGCATGAGGTGGTCACGTCGCATGCGCTGCGGGCGCGGCAGACCGGGGCGGGCGCCGTGGCCGGCCTGCACCTGCTGGCGGGGCCGGGCGTGCGGCTGCGTCACGAGGCCGGCCTGCACGAGGTCCAGGCCGGCGACATCGAGGGCCGCAGCGACTACGAGGCCCACCGCCGCTTCATGGAGATTTTCCACGGCTGGCTCCACGGCGATTTCGCCGCGAAGGTCCCCGGTGGCGAGTCGGCCGATGACGTGCTCGCGCGGTATCTGCCGGTGCTGCGGAAGCTCGTCGGCGAGGATCCCGCGGCGTCGGGCCTCGCGGCGTCGGGTGGTGCGCCCGGTGTTTCGCTTGGCGACGGCCCGGCGTCCCACTCCGGAGCCGCCGACCATGCGGCAGGGGCCGCGGGTGCGGGTGCCGTGGGCGATGCTGCCAGTGGTGCCGGTTCCGTGGGCGACGCGGCGGCGGGGGCGGGCCGCAACATCGCGGTGGTCAGCCATGGTGCGGCGATTCGGCTGATCGCGCAGCATCTGGCGGGCATCGACGGCAAGTTCATCTTCGAGAACCCGCTGCCCAATGCGGCGCGCGTGGAGCTGGTGCGCGATGTCGATGCCGGCGATGGCGACAAGGCCGGGTCGTGGAAGCTGGCGCGGTGGGGTGAGCTGAGCAACGAGCCGGAGGCCCGCTGA
- a CDS encoding M23 family metallopeptidase encodes MGYTGRHRKSSPLKITKRNVAMVAAFAGIATAGGAANASAANAAPLPGMPSMIQDAIEGALPGNAGQGSAAAVVDRVFRPADGTKTSGYGPRWGTMHNGIDIANSVGTPIHAVMAGTVIDSGPASGYGNWIRIRHNDGSVSVYGHMETLAVTVGEAVSAGQYIAGMGNRGHSTGSHLHFEIHPDGSTPVDPEPWFAKHGIHF; translated from the coding sequence ATGGGTTACACCGGACGTCACCGCAAGAGCAGCCCCCTGAAGATCACCAAGCGCAACGTCGCGATGGTCGCCGCCTTCGCCGGCATCGCCACCGCCGGCGGCGCCGCCAACGCTTCCGCGGCCAACGCCGCCCCGCTGCCGGGGATGCCGTCCATGATCCAGGACGCCATCGAGGGCGCCCTGCCGGGCAACGCCGGCCAGGGCTCCGCGGCCGCCGTCGTGGACCGGGTCTTCCGCCCGGCCGACGGCACCAAGACCTCCGGCTACGGCCCGCGCTGGGGCACGATGCACAACGGCATCGACATCGCCAACTCCGTGGGCACCCCGATCCACGCCGTCATGGCGGGCACCGTCATCGACTCCGGCCCGGCCTCCGGCTACGGCAACTGGATCCGCATCCGCCACAACGACGGCTCCGTGTCCGTGTACGGCCACATGGAGACCCTCGCGGTCACCGTCGGCGAGGCGGTCTCCGCCGGCCAGTACATCGCCGGCATGGGCAACCGCGGCCACTCCACCGGCTCGCACCTGCACTTCGAGATCCACCCCGACGGCTCCACCCCGGTGGACCCGGAGCCGTGGTTCGCCAAGCACGGCATCCACTTCTAG
- a CDS encoding LysE family translocator, which yields MNWAAFTAMLGIHVVGMTSPGPDVLLILRMATRSRKHALAAVAGIVTGLTAWVTLTVVGVAAVLSSHPALMGAIQLLGGGYLAYMGARMLAGAVRGIRELRAGGAPAVGAGALGTVGGAYRQGLLTNLSNPKVVLFFAAVLSQFMPVGAPWWVQAVYVAALLATSVLWFGFIAVTVSTEPVVRRLVSAGPWIDLVAGVVFGALGVSFLWQGLTTLT from the coding sequence ATGAACTGGGCGGCTTTCACGGCGATGCTGGGCATCCACGTCGTCGGGATGACGTCCCCCGGCCCGGATGTCCTGTTGATCCTGCGGATGGCCACGCGGTCGCGGAAGCATGCGCTGGCGGCGGTGGCGGGGATCGTGACGGGGTTGACGGCGTGGGTGACGTTGACGGTGGTGGGCGTGGCGGCGGTGCTGTCGTCGCACCCGGCGCTGATGGGCGCGATCCAGTTGCTCGGCGGCGGTTATCTGGCGTACATGGGCGCGCGGATGCTGGCGGGCGCGGTCCGCGGGATCCGGGAGCTGCGCGCGGGCGGCGCCCCGGCGGTGGGCGCGGGCGCGCTGGGCACGGTGGGCGGGGCGTACCGGCAGGGGCTGCTGACGAACCTGTCCAACCCGAAGGTCGTGCTTTTCTTCGCGGCGGTGTTGTCGCAGTTCATGCCGGTCGGCGCGCCCTGGTGGGTGCAGGCGGTGTACGTTGCGGCGCTGCTGGCGACGTCGGTGCTGTGGTTCGGCTTCATCGCGGTGACGGTGTCCACGGAGCCGGTGGTGCGGCGGCTGGTGTCGGCGGGGCCGTGGATCGACCTGGTGGCGGGCGTCGTCTTCGGGGCGTTGGGTGTTTCTTTCCTGTGGCAGGGCTTGACGACGCTCACGTGA